A window of Haloarchaeobius litoreus contains these coding sequences:
- a CDS encoding succinylglutamate desuccinylase/aspartoacylase domain-containing protein translates to MRVHTLGDGEPALAVVVGQHGDEPCGERAMERLLADDDLELTGAVTFVVGNERAAELEQRFVDEDLNRAYPGDPDAASHEARLASELLDELDDLVVLDLHSTVSTDEPFALYQRLTPRSRELIERTGLDRAVDIRTEPGGLTNHVDGVAVECGYKGSEAAVDNAERVVRNVLAAYGVVEGEAAVSDPTVFEVTERVDGAGYEFLGENFVVVPAGEPFARRGEEELTFDEPFYPVLMSTDGYDESVGFAAQLRGPLSTVDDDE, encoded by the coding sequence ATGCGGGTCCACACACTCGGGGACGGCGAGCCGGCGCTCGCCGTCGTCGTCGGTCAGCACGGTGACGAGCCCTGCGGCGAGCGCGCCATGGAGCGCCTCCTCGCGGACGACGACCTCGAACTCACCGGTGCGGTCACGTTCGTCGTGGGGAACGAGCGCGCCGCCGAGCTCGAACAGCGGTTCGTCGACGAGGACCTCAACCGTGCGTATCCCGGCGACCCCGATGCGGCGTCGCACGAGGCCCGACTGGCCAGCGAACTGCTCGACGAGCTGGACGACCTCGTCGTGCTCGACCTCCACTCGACCGTCTCGACCGACGAGCCGTTCGCGCTCTACCAGCGCCTCACCCCCCGGTCGCGGGAGCTCATCGAACGCACCGGGCTCGACCGCGCCGTCGACATCCGTACCGAGCCCGGCGGCCTGACCAACCACGTCGACGGCGTCGCGGTCGAGTGCGGCTACAAGGGCAGCGAGGCCGCCGTCGACAACGCCGAGCGGGTCGTCAGGAACGTGCTCGCGGCCTACGGCGTCGTGGAGGGCGAGGCCGCCGTCAGCGATCCGACCGTCTTCGAGGTGACCGAGCGCGTCGACGGCGCGGGCTACGAGTTCCTCGGCGAGAACTTCGTCGTGGTGCCCGCGGGCGAGCCGTTCGCCCGCCGCGGCGAGGAGGAGCTCACCTTCGACGAGCCGTTCTACCCGGTGCTGATGTCGACCGACGGCTACGACGAGAGCGTCGGCTTCGCGGCGCAGCTTCGGGGTCCGCTCTCGACCGTCGACGACGACGAGTAG
- a CDS encoding LVIVD repeat-containing protein, whose amino-acid sequence MKSTRRTLLTILGSTVAVGGIGTTGARTPPTKGRIRKLGHSLLSDPAGGYAEEDVRADGQYALLGSFTGPGGSFLVDISNPHDPTEVHEFPTPSDGVRHADVQFDRRDGLYYRSREGGGGDGEPPNGVDVIDYGYDEGTPEDPVKASRIPAGSTHNVESHPEGDVLYTTEHDGVGVWDTSDPTDVTGGDVVSPDPAGDCHDMVVDTERDLLHCAFIGGGFDGYVAMDISDPLSPTVAGKFSYEGLPDYTEERLEAGEPGFSNCHYASHDPDRDLVVVGDEIGFGAPGGKHIFDIGWGDGSVEDPEHVGFTYSPNAQMMDEADELFDWTTHNHQVISKGNNSLLVSGDYHEGTVVYDISDPTDPTPADQYRTDDMADQADGAGFVGEAPMAWGANYSEQRDLVVTGDMQTGIYVFKVTPAAARGGGGGAGPETR is encoded by the coding sequence ATGAAATCGACCCGTCGAACGCTGCTCACGATACTAGGTAGCACCGTCGCAGTCGGTGGCATCGGCACGACAGGCGCGCGCACACCACCCACGAAAGGTCGCATCAGGAAGCTCGGCCACTCACTGCTCTCCGACCCGGCCGGAGGGTACGCCGAGGAGGACGTACGTGCAGACGGCCAGTACGCACTGCTCGGCAGTTTCACCGGCCCTGGTGGATCGTTCCTCGTCGACATCAGCAACCCGCACGACCCGACAGAGGTACACGAGTTCCCGACACCGTCGGACGGCGTCCGTCACGCCGACGTCCAGTTCGACCGCCGCGACGGCCTCTACTACCGCAGCCGCGAGGGCGGCGGCGGGGATGGCGAGCCGCCGAACGGTGTCGACGTCATCGACTACGGCTACGACGAAGGCACACCCGAGGACCCGGTCAAGGCGTCCCGGATTCCCGCAGGGTCGACCCACAACGTCGAGTCCCATCCGGAGGGCGACGTCCTCTACACGACCGAACACGACGGCGTCGGCGTCTGGGACACCAGCGACCCGACGGACGTCACCGGCGGCGACGTCGTCAGCCCGGACCCGGCCGGCGACTGTCACGACATGGTCGTCGACACCGAGCGCGACCTCCTCCACTGTGCGTTCATCGGGGGCGGCTTCGACGGCTACGTCGCGATGGACATCAGCGACCCGCTCTCGCCGACCGTGGCCGGGAAGTTCAGCTACGAGGGGCTGCCGGACTACACGGAGGAGCGCCTCGAGGCCGGCGAACCCGGCTTCAGCAACTGCCACTACGCGAGTCACGACCCCGACCGAGACCTCGTCGTCGTCGGCGACGAGATCGGGTTCGGTGCTCCGGGTGGGAAGCACATCTTCGACATCGGCTGGGGGGACGGCTCCGTCGAGGACCCGGAGCACGTCGGCTTCACGTACTCGCCCAACGCCCAGATGATGGACGAGGCGGACGAACTGTTCGACTGGACGACCCACAATCATCAGGTCATCTCGAAGGGGAACAACTCACTGCTCGTGAGTGGAGACTACCACGAAGGCACCGTCGTCTACGACATCTCCGACCCCACCGACCCGACCCCGGCCGACCAGTACCGGACCGACGACATGGCGGACCAGGCCGACGGTGCCGGATTCGTCGGCGAGGCCCCCATGGCGTGGGGTGCGAACTACAGCGAACAGCGCGACCTCGTCGTGACGGGCGACATGCAGACCGGCATCTACGTCTTCAAGGTGACGCCTGCCGCGGCGAGGGGCGGGGGTGGCGGAGCTGGACCCGAGACGCGGTGA
- a CDS encoding ABC transporter ATP-binding protein — MTAAIEVRDLRKSYGEIRALDGLSLRVEEGEFFGLLGPNGAGKTTFINVLVGLVRKSGGHAEVFGHDVVDEYRQARDAIGLAPQEFNVDRFFPIEEVLVHKAGYHGIPEDEALDRAHEALKRVGIYDKRRERFDWLSGGMKRRLLLARALVTDPELLILDEPTAGVDVQLRHDLWEVVRELNENGTTVLLTTHYIEEAERLCDRVAVVDDGRKVEVATPDDLMDRGTDTVTVTLRDAPAETPPLGDTLDRVESVALDGDRLVVRAKNGGAVTPDLLNELEAMGHVVVDLDISRTSLEEIFVELTGDDR, encoded by the coding sequence ATGACTGCTGCCATCGAAGTCAGGGACCTCCGGAAGTCCTACGGCGAGATCCGGGCGCTCGACGGGCTCTCGCTCCGGGTGGAGGAGGGAGAGTTCTTCGGGCTCCTCGGCCCCAACGGCGCGGGCAAGACGACGTTCATCAACGTCCTCGTCGGGCTCGTCCGCAAGTCCGGCGGCCACGCCGAGGTGTTCGGCCACGACGTGGTCGACGAGTACCGCCAGGCCAGGGACGCCATCGGGCTCGCCCCCCAGGAGTTCAACGTCGACCGCTTCTTCCCCATCGAGGAGGTGCTGGTCCACAAGGCGGGCTACCACGGCATCCCCGAGGACGAGGCGCTGGACCGGGCCCACGAGGCGCTGAAACGCGTCGGCATCTACGACAAGCGCAGGGAGCGCTTCGACTGGCTCTCCGGCGGGATGAAACGCCGGCTGCTGCTCGCCCGCGCGCTCGTCACCGATCCCGAGCTGCTCATCCTCGACGAGCCGACAGCTGGCGTCGACGTCCAGCTCCGACACGACCTCTGGGAGGTCGTCCGCGAGCTGAACGAGAACGGCACGACGGTCCTGCTCACCACGCACTACATCGAGGAGGCAGAACGGCTCTGCGACCGCGTCGCCGTCGTCGACGACGGCCGGAAGGTCGAGGTGGCGACGCCGGACGACCTGATGGACCGCGGGACGGATACCGTCACCGTGACGCTCCGGGACGCGCCGGCCGAGACGCCGCCGCTCGGGGACACGCTCGACCGCGTCGAGTCCGTCGCCCTCGACGGCGACCGGCTGGTCGTCCGGGCCAAGAACGGTGGCGCGGTCACGCCGGACCTGCTGAACGAGCTGGAGGCGATGGGCCACGTGGTCGTGGACCTCGACATCTCGCGCACCAGTCTGGAGGAGATCTTCGTCGAGCTGACGGGTGACGACCGATGA
- a CDS encoding ABC transporter permease: MRGLAVGTRALLKREILRYVRRPRNTFLPPFINNVLYFAVFGVILGSRIGSYGDGIPYIKFVLPGLVVLGAVSNGFENASFSIFHGRWNEYIHEVLTSPLSYRQLSFAYVAASALRGVLVGVIISVIGVVFTLAHPGYDIVSVAHPVYLAVSLVAVSALFACFGIVGGLWARDFDYLTVLNQFLIRPLVFFGGVFYPLSALDGVWYTVSLANPMVHMVDAVRYGFLGYAERDPALSLGILLVATGVVFAVDVALFARGYGLTE, from the coding sequence ATGAGGGGCCTCGCCGTCGGCACCCGCGCGCTCCTCAAGCGCGAGATACTGCGGTACGTGCGCCGGCCACGGAACACGTTCCTCCCGCCCTTCATCAACAACGTGCTCTACTTCGCGGTGTTCGGGGTCATCCTCGGCAGCCGCATCGGCAGCTACGGCGACGGCATCCCGTACATCAAGTTCGTCCTGCCCGGCCTCGTCGTCCTCGGGGCGGTGTCCAACGGCTTCGAGAACGCCTCCTTCTCCATCTTCCACGGGCGCTGGAACGAGTACATCCACGAGGTGCTCACGTCGCCGCTGTCGTACCGCCAGCTCTCGTTCGCGTACGTCGCCGCCAGCGCCCTTCGGGGCGTGCTCGTCGGCGTCATCATCAGCGTCATCGGCGTCGTGTTCACCCTCGCGCACCCGGGCTACGACATCGTGTCCGTCGCCCACCCCGTCTACCTCGCAGTCTCGCTCGTCGCCGTCTCCGCGCTGTTCGCCTGCTTCGGCATCGTCGGCGGGCTCTGGGCCCGGGACTTCGACTACCTCACGGTGCTCAACCAGTTCCTCATCCGTCCGCTGGTGTTCTTCGGGGGCGTCTTCTACCCGCTGTCGGCGCTCGACGGCGTCTGGTACACCGTCTCGCTCGCGAACCCGATGGTCCACATGGTCGACGCCGTGCGCTACGGCTTCCTCGGCTACGCCGAACGCGACCCCGCCCTCTCGCTCGGCATCCTGCTCGTCGCGACGGGGGTCGTCTTCGCGGTTGACGTGGCGCTCTTCGCGCGGGGCTACGGGTTGACGGAGTGA